In Taeniopygia guttata chromosome Z, bTaeGut7.mat, whole genome shotgun sequence, one genomic interval encodes:
- the TRIM36 gene encoding E3 ubiquitin-protein ligase TRIM36 isoform X2, with product MESDRLESPVAIKGIERELICPACKELFTHPLIIPCQHNVCHKCVKEILFAFEDSFADGGSESSNQSSPRIRISASSMDRIDRINRSGRKRNSLTPRSTLFPCPSCQRDIDLGERGINGLFRNFTLETIVERYRQAARAAIAIMCDFCKPPPQESTKSCMDCSASYCNECFKIHHPWGTVKAQHEYVGPTTNFRPKILMCPEHEMERVNMYCEICRRPVCHLCKLGGSHANHRVTTMSTAYKTLKEKLSKDIEYLISKESQVKAHITQLDLLLKETECNSERAKQEASQSFEKLYHVLEEKKSAALRAIETSKNRRLEKLQTQVEEYQGLLENNGLVGYAQEVLKETDPSCFVQTAKQLHVRIQKATESLKSFRPAAETTFEDFVVDTAKQEDILGDLSFHSNGLEIPEINEAQSRMYKKALISWECPGKTESADTYVLEYHKLTKEEESVTWQKTEVCGKSKVLSDLDDDSSYAFRVRGYKGSICSPWSREVIMRTPPAPVFSFLFDDKCGYNNEHLQLNPRRTSVESRAGFPLLLGSERLQVGCYTTLDYIIGDTGIAKGKHFWAFTVEAYSYLVKVGVVPSNKIQKLFHNTHDVTSPRYCNIAASWKTHRTCSCLYEQDSGHDSGSEDTFFDSSQPCTLVTLGMKKFFIPATPAAPKDPASRILPLPSCLGICLDCDRGRVGFYDAGRMKCLYECEVDCSGLMYPAFALMGSAAVHLEEAVTAKYREYHDDI from the exons ATGGAGAGCGATCGGCTGGAGAGCCCG GTTGCCATTAAGGGTATTGAAAGAGAGCTTATCTGCCCAGCATGCAAAGAATTGTTTACCCATCCGCTGATCATCCCCTGCCAGCATAATGTCTGTCACAAATGTGtgaaagaaatactttttgCATTTGAAGACTCCTTTGCTGATGGAGGCTCTGAATCCTCTAATCAGAGTAGCCCTCGAATTAGAATCTCTGCTTCTAGCATGGACAGAATTGACAGGATTAATAGATCAG GCAGAAAACGCAATTCACTGACTCCTAGATCGACTCTGTTTCCTTGTCCGAGTTGCCAGCGGGATATTGATCTTGGGGAGCGTGGCATCAATGGCTTATTTCGCAACTTCACTTTGGAAACCATTGTGGAAAGATACAGacaggcagccagggcagccatTGCTATTATGTGTGATTTCTGCAAACCTCCACCTCAGGAGTCCACAAAGAGCTGCATGGACTGCAGTGCAAGCTATTGCAATGAATGTTTCAAAATCCACCATCCTTGGGGAACTGTGAAAGCCCAGCATGAATACGTAGGACCAACCACCAACTTCAGACCCAAG atTTTGATGTGTCCAGAACATGAAATGGAGAGAGTAAACATGTACTGTGAAATCTGCAGAAGGCCTGTTTGTCATCTTTGCAAACTGGGTGGAAGTCATGCAAACCATAGAGTAACAACCATGAGCACTGCCTACAAAACCCTTAag GAGAAACTTTCAAAAGATATCGAGTATCTCATCAGTAAGGAGAGCCAGGTGAAAGCTCACATCACACAGCTGGATCTGCTGCTGAAAGAAACAGAG TGCAACAGTGAAAGAGCTAAACAAGAAGCATCTCAGAGTTTTGAGAAATTATACCATGTCCTGGAAGAGAAGAAATCTGCAGCTCTTAGGGCAATTGAAACCTCTAAGAATAGAAGGCTggaaaaactgcaaacacaagTGGAAGAATACCAAGGGCTCCTGGAAAATAATGGCCTTGTAGGATATGCTCAAGAAGTGCTGAAAGAAACAGATCCCTCCTGTTTTGTTCAAACAGCAAAACAGCTTCATGTCAG AATCCAAAAAGCTACCGAGTCTCTGAAGAGCTTTAGGCCAGCAGCTGAAACTACTTTTGAAGACTTTGTGGTGGACACTGCCAAGCAAGAAGACATCCTTGGTGACTTGTCCTTCCATTCCAATG GTCTAGAAATACCAGAAATCAATGAAGCACAGAGCAGAATGTACAAAAAAGCTCTAATCAGCTGGGAATGCCCTGGGAAGACAGAGTCAGCTGATACCTATGTTCTTGAGTATCATAAACTTACTAAAGAAGAGGAGAGTGTGACATGGCAAAAGACTGAAGTTTGTGGCAAGAGCAAAGTATTATCTGATCTTGATGATGACAGCAGCTATGCCTTTAGAGTTCGAGGCTACAAAGGGTCCATCTGTAGCCCTTGGAGCAGGGAAGTTATTATGCGTactcctccagccccag ttttcagttttctttttgatgACAAATGTGGGTACAACAATGAACATCTCCAGCTGAACCCAAGAAGAACCTCGGTTGAAAGTAGGGCTGGATTTCCTCTGCTTCTGGGATCTGAGCGCTTGCAGGTTGGATGCTACACAACCCTGGATTACATCATTGGTGACACTGGGATTGCCAAAGGGAAGCACTTCTGGGCTTTTACTGTGGAAGCCTATTCATACCTGGTGAAAGTGGGAGTTGTTCCTAGCAACAAGATACAGAAATTGTTCCACAATACCCATGATGTAACCAGTCCAAG ATACTGTAACATAGCAGCATCATGGAAAACTCACAGGACATGTTCTTGCCT ATATGAGCAAGACAGTGGTCATGACAGTGGGAGTGAAGATACCTTCTTTGACTCATCGCAGCCTTGCACACTGGTCACTTTAGGCATGAAGAAGTTCTTTATTCCTGCTACACCTGCTGCTCCTAAGGATCCAGCCAGCAGAATCCTTCCCCTGCCATCGTGCTTGGGCATTTGCCTTGACTGTGACAGAGGCAGGGTAGGGTTTTATGATGCAGGCCGTATGAAGTGCCTGTACGAATGTGAGGTTGATTGCTCTGGCTTAATGTACCCAGCGTTTGCTTTAATGGGCAGTGCAGCAGTGCACCTTGAGGAAGCTGTCACAGCCAAGTACAGGGAGTATCACGATGACATCTAG
- the TRIM36 gene encoding E3 ubiquitin-protein ligase TRIM36 isoform X4, with the protein MESDRLESPVAIKGIERELICPACKELFTHPLIIPCQHNVCHKCVKEILFAFEDSFADGGSESSNQSSPRIRISASSMDRIDRINRSGRKRNSLTPRSTLFPCPSCQRDIDLGERGINGLFRNFTLETIVERYRQAARAAIAIMCDFCKPPPQESTKSCMDCSASYCNECFKIHHPWGTVKAQHEYVGPTTNFRPKILMCPEHEMERVNMYCEICRRPVCHLCKLGGSHANHRVTTMSTAYKTLKEKLSKDIEYLISKESQVKAHITQLDLLLKETECNSERAKQEASQSFEKLYHVLEEKKSAALRAIETSKNRRLEKLQTQVEEYQGLLENNGLVGYAQEVLKETDPSCFVQTAKQLHVRIQKATESLKSFRPAAETTFEDFVVDTAKQEDILGDLSFHSNGLEIPEINEAQSRMYKKALISWECPGKTESADTYVLEYHKLTKEEESVTWQKTEVCGKSKVLSDLDDDSSYAFRVRGYKGSICSPWSREVIMRTPPAPVFSFLFDDKCGYNNEHLQLNPRRTSVESRAGFPLLLGSERLQVGCYTTLDYIIGDTGIAKGKHFWAFTVEAYSYLVKVGVVPSNKIQKLFHNTHDVTSPRYEQDSGHDSGSEDTFFDSSQPCTLVTLGMKKFFIPATPAAPKDPASRILPLPSCLGICLDCDRGRVGFYDAGRMKCLYECEVDCSGLMYPAFALMGSAAVHLEEAVTAKYREYHDDI; encoded by the exons ATGGAGAGCGATCGGCTGGAGAGCCCG GTTGCCATTAAGGGTATTGAAAGAGAGCTTATCTGCCCAGCATGCAAAGAATTGTTTACCCATCCGCTGATCATCCCCTGCCAGCATAATGTCTGTCACAAATGTGtgaaagaaatactttttgCATTTGAAGACTCCTTTGCTGATGGAGGCTCTGAATCCTCTAATCAGAGTAGCCCTCGAATTAGAATCTCTGCTTCTAGCATGGACAGAATTGACAGGATTAATAGATCAG GCAGAAAACGCAATTCACTGACTCCTAGATCGACTCTGTTTCCTTGTCCGAGTTGCCAGCGGGATATTGATCTTGGGGAGCGTGGCATCAATGGCTTATTTCGCAACTTCACTTTGGAAACCATTGTGGAAAGATACAGacaggcagccagggcagccatTGCTATTATGTGTGATTTCTGCAAACCTCCACCTCAGGAGTCCACAAAGAGCTGCATGGACTGCAGTGCAAGCTATTGCAATGAATGTTTCAAAATCCACCATCCTTGGGGAACTGTGAAAGCCCAGCATGAATACGTAGGACCAACCACCAACTTCAGACCCAAG atTTTGATGTGTCCAGAACATGAAATGGAGAGAGTAAACATGTACTGTGAAATCTGCAGAAGGCCTGTTTGTCATCTTTGCAAACTGGGTGGAAGTCATGCAAACCATAGAGTAACAACCATGAGCACTGCCTACAAAACCCTTAag GAGAAACTTTCAAAAGATATCGAGTATCTCATCAGTAAGGAGAGCCAGGTGAAAGCTCACATCACACAGCTGGATCTGCTGCTGAAAGAAACAGAG TGCAACAGTGAAAGAGCTAAACAAGAAGCATCTCAGAGTTTTGAGAAATTATACCATGTCCTGGAAGAGAAGAAATCTGCAGCTCTTAGGGCAATTGAAACCTCTAAGAATAGAAGGCTggaaaaactgcaaacacaagTGGAAGAATACCAAGGGCTCCTGGAAAATAATGGCCTTGTAGGATATGCTCAAGAAGTGCTGAAAGAAACAGATCCCTCCTGTTTTGTTCAAACAGCAAAACAGCTTCATGTCAG AATCCAAAAAGCTACCGAGTCTCTGAAGAGCTTTAGGCCAGCAGCTGAAACTACTTTTGAAGACTTTGTGGTGGACACTGCCAAGCAAGAAGACATCCTTGGTGACTTGTCCTTCCATTCCAATG GTCTAGAAATACCAGAAATCAATGAAGCACAGAGCAGAATGTACAAAAAAGCTCTAATCAGCTGGGAATGCCCTGGGAAGACAGAGTCAGCTGATACCTATGTTCTTGAGTATCATAAACTTACTAAAGAAGAGGAGAGTGTGACATGGCAAAAGACTGAAGTTTGTGGCAAGAGCAAAGTATTATCTGATCTTGATGATGACAGCAGCTATGCCTTTAGAGTTCGAGGCTACAAAGGGTCCATCTGTAGCCCTTGGAGCAGGGAAGTTATTATGCGTactcctccagccccag ttttcagttttctttttgatgACAAATGTGGGTACAACAATGAACATCTCCAGCTGAACCCAAGAAGAACCTCGGTTGAAAGTAGGGCTGGATTTCCTCTGCTTCTGGGATCTGAGCGCTTGCAGGTTGGATGCTACACAACCCTGGATTACATCATTGGTGACACTGGGATTGCCAAAGGGAAGCACTTCTGGGCTTTTACTGTGGAAGCCTATTCATACCTGGTGAAAGTGGGAGTTGTTCCTAGCAACAAGATACAGAAATTGTTCCACAATACCCATGATGTAACCAGTCCAAG ATATGAGCAAGACAGTGGTCATGACAGTGGGAGTGAAGATACCTTCTTTGACTCATCGCAGCCTTGCACACTGGTCACTTTAGGCATGAAGAAGTTCTTTATTCCTGCTACACCTGCTGCTCCTAAGGATCCAGCCAGCAGAATCCTTCCCCTGCCATCGTGCTTGGGCATTTGCCTTGACTGTGACAGAGGCAGGGTAGGGTTTTATGATGCAGGCCGTATGAAGTGCCTGTACGAATGTGAGGTTGATTGCTCTGGCTTAATGTACCCAGCGTTTGCTTTAATGGGCAGTGCAGCAGTGCACCTTGAGGAAGCTGTCACAGCCAAGTACAGGGAGTATCACGATGACATCTAG
- the TRIM36 gene encoding E3 ubiquitin-protein ligase TRIM36 isoform X3 has protein sequence MESDRLESPVAIKGIERELICPACKELFTHPLIIPCQHNVCHKCVKEILFAFEDSFADGGSESSNQSSPRIRISASSMDRIDRINRSASQRRSFGCRGRKRNSLTPRSTLFPCPSCQRDIDLGERGINGLFRNFTLETIVERYRQAARAAIAIMCDFCKPPPQESTKSCMDCSASYCNECFKIHHPWGTVKAQHEYVGPTTNFRPKILMCPEHEMERVNMYCEICRRPVCHLCKLGGSHANHRVTTMSTAYKTLKEKLSKDIEYLISKESQVKAHITQLDLLLKETECNSERAKQEASQSFEKLYHVLEEKKSAALRAIETSKNRRLEKLQTQVEEYQGLLENNGLVGYAQEVLKETDPSCFVQTAKQLHVRIQKATESLKSFRPAAETTFEDFVVDTAKQEDILGDLSFHSNGLEIPEINEAQSRMYKKALISWECPGKTESADTYVLEYHKLTKEEESVTWQKTEVCGKSKVLSDLDDDSSYAFRVRGYKGSICSPWSREVIMRTPPAPVFSFLFDDKCGYNNEHLQLNPRRTSVESRAGFPLLLGSERLQVGCYTTLDYIIGDTGIAKGKHFWAFTVEAYSYLVKVGVVPSNKIQKLFHNTHDVTSPRYEQDSGHDSGSEDTFFDSSQPCTLVTLGMKKFFIPATPAAPKDPASRILPLPSCLGICLDCDRGRVGFYDAGRMKCLYECEVDCSGLMYPAFALMGSAAVHLEEAVTAKYREYHDDI, from the exons ATGGAGAGCGATCGGCTGGAGAGCCCG GTTGCCATTAAGGGTATTGAAAGAGAGCTTATCTGCCCAGCATGCAAAGAATTGTTTACCCATCCGCTGATCATCCCCTGCCAGCATAATGTCTGTCACAAATGTGtgaaagaaatactttttgCATTTGAAGACTCCTTTGCTGATGGAGGCTCTGAATCCTCTAATCAGAGTAGCCCTCGAATTAGAATCTCTGCTTCTAGCATGGACAGAATTGACAGGATTAATAGATCAG CATCACAGAGGAGGTCTTTTGGGTGCAGAG GCAGAAAACGCAATTCACTGACTCCTAGATCGACTCTGTTTCCTTGTCCGAGTTGCCAGCGGGATATTGATCTTGGGGAGCGTGGCATCAATGGCTTATTTCGCAACTTCACTTTGGAAACCATTGTGGAAAGATACAGacaggcagccagggcagccatTGCTATTATGTGTGATTTCTGCAAACCTCCACCTCAGGAGTCCACAAAGAGCTGCATGGACTGCAGTGCAAGCTATTGCAATGAATGTTTCAAAATCCACCATCCTTGGGGAACTGTGAAAGCCCAGCATGAATACGTAGGACCAACCACCAACTTCAGACCCAAG atTTTGATGTGTCCAGAACATGAAATGGAGAGAGTAAACATGTACTGTGAAATCTGCAGAAGGCCTGTTTGTCATCTTTGCAAACTGGGTGGAAGTCATGCAAACCATAGAGTAACAACCATGAGCACTGCCTACAAAACCCTTAag GAGAAACTTTCAAAAGATATCGAGTATCTCATCAGTAAGGAGAGCCAGGTGAAAGCTCACATCACACAGCTGGATCTGCTGCTGAAAGAAACAGAG TGCAACAGTGAAAGAGCTAAACAAGAAGCATCTCAGAGTTTTGAGAAATTATACCATGTCCTGGAAGAGAAGAAATCTGCAGCTCTTAGGGCAATTGAAACCTCTAAGAATAGAAGGCTggaaaaactgcaaacacaagTGGAAGAATACCAAGGGCTCCTGGAAAATAATGGCCTTGTAGGATATGCTCAAGAAGTGCTGAAAGAAACAGATCCCTCCTGTTTTGTTCAAACAGCAAAACAGCTTCATGTCAG AATCCAAAAAGCTACCGAGTCTCTGAAGAGCTTTAGGCCAGCAGCTGAAACTACTTTTGAAGACTTTGTGGTGGACACTGCCAAGCAAGAAGACATCCTTGGTGACTTGTCCTTCCATTCCAATG GTCTAGAAATACCAGAAATCAATGAAGCACAGAGCAGAATGTACAAAAAAGCTCTAATCAGCTGGGAATGCCCTGGGAAGACAGAGTCAGCTGATACCTATGTTCTTGAGTATCATAAACTTACTAAAGAAGAGGAGAGTGTGACATGGCAAAAGACTGAAGTTTGTGGCAAGAGCAAAGTATTATCTGATCTTGATGATGACAGCAGCTATGCCTTTAGAGTTCGAGGCTACAAAGGGTCCATCTGTAGCCCTTGGAGCAGGGAAGTTATTATGCGTactcctccagccccag ttttcagttttctttttgatgACAAATGTGGGTACAACAATGAACATCTCCAGCTGAACCCAAGAAGAACCTCGGTTGAAAGTAGGGCTGGATTTCCTCTGCTTCTGGGATCTGAGCGCTTGCAGGTTGGATGCTACACAACCCTGGATTACATCATTGGTGACACTGGGATTGCCAAAGGGAAGCACTTCTGGGCTTTTACTGTGGAAGCCTATTCATACCTGGTGAAAGTGGGAGTTGTTCCTAGCAACAAGATACAGAAATTGTTCCACAATACCCATGATGTAACCAGTCCAAG ATATGAGCAAGACAGTGGTCATGACAGTGGGAGTGAAGATACCTTCTTTGACTCATCGCAGCCTTGCACACTGGTCACTTTAGGCATGAAGAAGTTCTTTATTCCTGCTACACCTGCTGCTCCTAAGGATCCAGCCAGCAGAATCCTTCCCCTGCCATCGTGCTTGGGCATTTGCCTTGACTGTGACAGAGGCAGGGTAGGGTTTTATGATGCAGGCCGTATGAAGTGCCTGTACGAATGTGAGGTTGATTGCTCTGGCTTAATGTACCCAGCGTTTGCTTTAATGGGCAGTGCAGCAGTGCACCTTGAGGAAGCTGTCACAGCCAAGTACAGGGAGTATCACGATGACATCTAG
- the TRIM36 gene encoding E3 ubiquitin-protein ligase TRIM36 isoform X1: protein MESDRLESPVAIKGIERELICPACKELFTHPLIIPCQHNVCHKCVKEILFAFEDSFADGGSESSNQSSPRIRISASSMDRIDRINRSASQRRSFGCRGRKRNSLTPRSTLFPCPSCQRDIDLGERGINGLFRNFTLETIVERYRQAARAAIAIMCDFCKPPPQESTKSCMDCSASYCNECFKIHHPWGTVKAQHEYVGPTTNFRPKILMCPEHEMERVNMYCEICRRPVCHLCKLGGSHANHRVTTMSTAYKTLKEKLSKDIEYLISKESQVKAHITQLDLLLKETECNSERAKQEASQSFEKLYHVLEEKKSAALRAIETSKNRRLEKLQTQVEEYQGLLENNGLVGYAQEVLKETDPSCFVQTAKQLHVRIQKATESLKSFRPAAETTFEDFVVDTAKQEDILGDLSFHSNGLEIPEINEAQSRMYKKALISWECPGKTESADTYVLEYHKLTKEEESVTWQKTEVCGKSKVLSDLDDDSSYAFRVRGYKGSICSPWSREVIMRTPPAPVFSFLFDDKCGYNNEHLQLNPRRTSVESRAGFPLLLGSERLQVGCYTTLDYIIGDTGIAKGKHFWAFTVEAYSYLVKVGVVPSNKIQKLFHNTHDVTSPRYCNIAASWKTHRTCSCLYEQDSGHDSGSEDTFFDSSQPCTLVTLGMKKFFIPATPAAPKDPASRILPLPSCLGICLDCDRGRVGFYDAGRMKCLYECEVDCSGLMYPAFALMGSAAVHLEEAVTAKYREYHDDI, encoded by the exons ATGGAGAGCGATCGGCTGGAGAGCCCG GTTGCCATTAAGGGTATTGAAAGAGAGCTTATCTGCCCAGCATGCAAAGAATTGTTTACCCATCCGCTGATCATCCCCTGCCAGCATAATGTCTGTCACAAATGTGtgaaagaaatactttttgCATTTGAAGACTCCTTTGCTGATGGAGGCTCTGAATCCTCTAATCAGAGTAGCCCTCGAATTAGAATCTCTGCTTCTAGCATGGACAGAATTGACAGGATTAATAGATCAG CATCACAGAGGAGGTCTTTTGGGTGCAGAG GCAGAAAACGCAATTCACTGACTCCTAGATCGACTCTGTTTCCTTGTCCGAGTTGCCAGCGGGATATTGATCTTGGGGAGCGTGGCATCAATGGCTTATTTCGCAACTTCACTTTGGAAACCATTGTGGAAAGATACAGacaggcagccagggcagccatTGCTATTATGTGTGATTTCTGCAAACCTCCACCTCAGGAGTCCACAAAGAGCTGCATGGACTGCAGTGCAAGCTATTGCAATGAATGTTTCAAAATCCACCATCCTTGGGGAACTGTGAAAGCCCAGCATGAATACGTAGGACCAACCACCAACTTCAGACCCAAG atTTTGATGTGTCCAGAACATGAAATGGAGAGAGTAAACATGTACTGTGAAATCTGCAGAAGGCCTGTTTGTCATCTTTGCAAACTGGGTGGAAGTCATGCAAACCATAGAGTAACAACCATGAGCACTGCCTACAAAACCCTTAag GAGAAACTTTCAAAAGATATCGAGTATCTCATCAGTAAGGAGAGCCAGGTGAAAGCTCACATCACACAGCTGGATCTGCTGCTGAAAGAAACAGAG TGCAACAGTGAAAGAGCTAAACAAGAAGCATCTCAGAGTTTTGAGAAATTATACCATGTCCTGGAAGAGAAGAAATCTGCAGCTCTTAGGGCAATTGAAACCTCTAAGAATAGAAGGCTggaaaaactgcaaacacaagTGGAAGAATACCAAGGGCTCCTGGAAAATAATGGCCTTGTAGGATATGCTCAAGAAGTGCTGAAAGAAACAGATCCCTCCTGTTTTGTTCAAACAGCAAAACAGCTTCATGTCAG AATCCAAAAAGCTACCGAGTCTCTGAAGAGCTTTAGGCCAGCAGCTGAAACTACTTTTGAAGACTTTGTGGTGGACACTGCCAAGCAAGAAGACATCCTTGGTGACTTGTCCTTCCATTCCAATG GTCTAGAAATACCAGAAATCAATGAAGCACAGAGCAGAATGTACAAAAAAGCTCTAATCAGCTGGGAATGCCCTGGGAAGACAGAGTCAGCTGATACCTATGTTCTTGAGTATCATAAACTTACTAAAGAAGAGGAGAGTGTGACATGGCAAAAGACTGAAGTTTGTGGCAAGAGCAAAGTATTATCTGATCTTGATGATGACAGCAGCTATGCCTTTAGAGTTCGAGGCTACAAAGGGTCCATCTGTAGCCCTTGGAGCAGGGAAGTTATTATGCGTactcctccagccccag ttttcagttttctttttgatgACAAATGTGGGTACAACAATGAACATCTCCAGCTGAACCCAAGAAGAACCTCGGTTGAAAGTAGGGCTGGATTTCCTCTGCTTCTGGGATCTGAGCGCTTGCAGGTTGGATGCTACACAACCCTGGATTACATCATTGGTGACACTGGGATTGCCAAAGGGAAGCACTTCTGGGCTTTTACTGTGGAAGCCTATTCATACCTGGTGAAAGTGGGAGTTGTTCCTAGCAACAAGATACAGAAATTGTTCCACAATACCCATGATGTAACCAGTCCAAG ATACTGTAACATAGCAGCATCATGGAAAACTCACAGGACATGTTCTTGCCT ATATGAGCAAGACAGTGGTCATGACAGTGGGAGTGAAGATACCTTCTTTGACTCATCGCAGCCTTGCACACTGGTCACTTTAGGCATGAAGAAGTTCTTTATTCCTGCTACACCTGCTGCTCCTAAGGATCCAGCCAGCAGAATCCTTCCCCTGCCATCGTGCTTGGGCATTTGCCTTGACTGTGACAGAGGCAGGGTAGGGTTTTATGATGCAGGCCGTATGAAGTGCCTGTACGAATGTGAGGTTGATTGCTCTGGCTTAATGTACCCAGCGTTTGCTTTAATGGGCAGTGCAGCAGTGCACCTTGAGGAAGCTGTCACAGCCAAGTACAGGGAGTATCACGATGACATCTAG